Proteins found in one Odontesthes bonariensis isolate fOdoBon6 chromosome 11, fOdoBon6.hap1, whole genome shotgun sequence genomic segment:
- the gyg2 gene encoding glycogenin-2 gives MSVEAFVTLATTDSYCRGATVVARSLRRHGTTRRIIVMVTANVPEQSRRALEKEFDEVITVDAMDNGDRLRLSLLGRPELDITFTKIHCWTLTQYSKCVFLDADTLVLCNVDELFERDELSAAPDPGWPDCFNSGVFVFRPSLLTHARLLDHALHRGSFDGGDQGLLNSFFGSWSVEDIGKHLPFIYNLSASSLYSYLPAFIQFGHKAKIVHFIGAVKPWSSQSEDGRSHSMGQFWSLWWKEYLSHTTASAPETQSSQSSGEQRIQGRDDKMPFRENLDCSNSLLAHFESHTEPKMSSHTANARLEKEPEPSETAEVEDAAVGAEGLEGSAAPDAHHTAADAEAELLQRRRMWEVGQVDYLGRDAFQNIQRMLDRFLD, from the exons ATGTCAG TAGAGGCCTTTGTGACCCTAGCCACCACAGACTCGTACTGCCGGGGCGCCACAGTGGTGGCCAGAAGTCTGCGGCGGCACGGCACCACACGCCGCATCATCGTCATGGTCACAGCAAACGTTCCTGAGCAGTCGAG ACGTGCCTTGGAGAAGGAGTTTGATGAGGTCATCACAGTGGATGCGATGGACAACGGGGACCGGCTCCGTCTGTCCCTCCTGGGACGCCCCGAGCTGGACATCACCTTCACTAAGATCCACTGCTGGACTCTGACTCAGTACAGCAAGTGTGTCTTCCTGGATGCAGATACACTG GTGCTGTGCAACGTGGACGAGCTGTTCGAGAGGGACGAGCTGTCTGCAGCTCCCGATCCCGGCTGGCCCGACTGCTTTAACTCGGGCGTGTTTGTGTTCAGACCCTCTCTGCTCACCCACGCCAGGCTCCTGGATCACGCCCTGCACCGCGGCAGCTTCGACG GAGGAGACCAGGGCCTGTTGAACTCCTTCTTTGGCAGCTGGTCAGTGGAAGACATCGGTAAACACCTGCCATTCATTTACAACCTCAGTGCCAGCTCCCTCTACAGCTACCTCCCTGCTTTCATACA ATTTGGCCACAAAGCAAAGATAGTCCACTTTATAGGGGCAGTGAAGCCCTGGAGCTCCCAGAGTGAGGACGGCCGCTCACACTCGATGGGACAGTTCTGGTCTTTGTGGTGGAAGGAATACCTCAGCCACACAACAGCGTCTGCTCCAGAGACTCAGTCCAGCCAAAGCAGTGGTGAACAAAGG ATCCAAGGCCGAGACGACAAGATGCCGTTCAGAGAGAACCTGGACTGCTCTAATTCACTGCTCGCACATTTTGAGAGTCACACAGAACCAAAGATG TCTTCCCACACAGCTAACGCACGGCTGGAGAAAGAGCCTGAACCATCTGAGACAGCAGAGGTCGAGGATGCAGCCGTGGGAGCTGAAGGATTGGAAGGCAGCGCCGCCCCTGACGCTCATCAT ACGGCAGCGGACGCAGAGGCAGAGCTGCTGCAGCGTCGCAGGATGTGGGAGGTCGGACAGGTCGACTACCTGGGCAGAGACGCTTTCCAGAACATCCAGAGGATGCTGGACCGCTTTCTGGATTAA